From Halapricum desulfuricans, a single genomic window includes:
- a CDS encoding NAD(P)/FAD-dependent oxidoreductase, protein MIGVVGGGIAGLAAAYRLQQRGHEVRVFEASEQLGGLAATYETAGDPIEKYYHHLSKSEGTILELAAELGVEIEWRYKSDAFYVEGQVHPMDKPWEILAYPHLSFYDKFRLGMLVSEIDVRGWKPRTDTYENLEDFEDVPIKEFLLEHTTRGVYEYFWEPLLDAKFGSRKEDVSAAWLLGRVKFRGERDLLRGEQLGYVEGSFGRLLDALVEAVGRENITTGARVTDLATSDGTVDSLTIETDDGTATHVVDAAVVAAMPNVLEDLTGYPCEIDFQGTVCGVLSLEESLTDTYWLNLIDDAPFGVLIEHTNFIPEERYGGEHLYYLASYVQDYDEQLWQASDDEVEQLWLDGVAGLFPQFDRESVNWLEIARNPRTAPVYERGYLDMVVPYDLGEEIAEGVYYAGMASRAQYPERSLDGAIEAGYACADLIEE, encoded by the coding sequence ATGATCGGTGTCGTCGGCGGTGGGATCGCCGGCCTCGCGGCCGCCTATCGCCTCCAGCAGCGCGGCCACGAGGTCCGGGTCTTCGAGGCGAGCGAGCAGCTGGGCGGGCTCGCGGCCACCTACGAGACCGCGGGCGATCCCATCGAGAAGTACTATCATCATCTCTCGAAATCCGAGGGGACGATCCTCGAACTCGCCGCGGAGCTCGGCGTCGAGATCGAGTGGCGCTACAAGTCCGACGCCTTCTACGTCGAGGGGCAGGTCCACCCGATGGACAAACCCTGGGAGATCCTCGCCTACCCGCATCTGAGCTTTTACGACAAGTTCCGGCTGGGGATGCTCGTCAGCGAGATCGACGTCCGCGGCTGGAAACCGCGGACGGATACCTACGAGAACCTCGAAGACTTCGAGGACGTCCCCATCAAGGAGTTCCTGCTCGAACACACCACCCGCGGAGTCTACGAGTACTTCTGGGAACCGCTGCTCGACGCCAAATTCGGCTCCCGGAAGGAGGACGTTTCGGCGGCCTGGCTGCTGGGGCGGGTCAAGTTCCGCGGGGAGCGTGACCTCCTGCGTGGCGAGCAACTGGGCTACGTCGAGGGGAGTTTTGGCCGCCTGCTTGACGCACTGGTCGAGGCCGTCGGCCGCGAGAACATCACGACCGGCGCACGCGTCACCGATCTGGCGACCAGCGACGGCACCGTTGACTCGCTGACCATCGAAACTGACGACGGCACGGCCACCCACGTGGTTGACGCGGCCGTCGTCGCCGCGATGCCGAACGTCCTCGAAGACTTGACGGGCTATCCCTGCGAGATCGACTTCCAGGGCACCGTCTGTGGGGTCCTCTCGCTCGAGGAGTCGCTGACCGACACCTACTGGCTGAATCTCATCGACGACGCTCCCTTCGGCGTCCTCATCGAGCACACGAACTTCATTCCCGAGGAGCGCTACGGCGGCGAGCACCTCTACTACCTGGCGAGTTACGTCCAGGACTACGACGAGCAGCTGTGGCAGGCAAGCGACGACGAGGTCGAACAGCTGTGGCTCGACGGCGTCGCCGGCCTGTTCCCGCAGTTTGACCGGGAGTCGGTCAACTGGCTGGAGATCGCTCGCAATCCTCGGACGGCCCCCGTCTACGAGCGCGGCTATCTCGATATGGTCGTGCCCTACGATCTGGGCGAGGAAATCGCCGAGGGCGTCTACTACGCCGGGATGGCCTCGCGGGCGCAGTACCCCGAACGCTCGCTCGACGGCGCGATCGAGGCCGGCTACGCGTGTGCGGACCTGATTGAGGAGTAA
- a CDS encoding DUF6149 family protein has protein sequence MKIQQNVRHWAAKQALTMPVVGEYAIDKLVDIHTSVFLDRAAEDHRDDRREYLDAFFEATMDTYVAALEDSYPEAEAREITHIQANFAFYNHGWTEMMEFPSDELDVHYDRYAEFFESHDIAIEDPLGEFTPEDGLPSAPSTPERLEEPEHPYAEGGFADDVYVETGDGELVVGGGEEPDEVDVEAAPGVDEEKIEG, from the coding sequence ATGAAGATCCAGCAGAACGTCCGCCACTGGGCCGCCAAACAGGCGCTGACCATGCCCGTCGTCGGCGAGTACGCCATCGACAAACTCGTCGACATCCACACGTCTGTCTTCCTGGATCGGGCCGCCGAAGACCACAGGGACGACCGCCGCGAGTACCTCGACGCCTTCTTCGAGGCGACGATGGACACCTACGTCGCCGCCCTAGAGGACAGCTATCCCGAAGCCGAGGCCCGCGAGATCACCCACATCCAGGCCAACTTCGCCTTCTACAACCACGGCTGGACCGAGATGATGGAGTTCCCCAGCGACGAACTCGACGTGCATTACGATCGCTACGCCGAGTTCTTCGAATCTCACGACATCGCGATCGAGGATCCGCTCGGGGAATTCACACCCGAGGACGGGCTCCCGAGCGCCCCGTCGACGCCCGAGCGACTCGAGGAACCCGAGCACCCCTACGCCGAGGGCGGGTTCGCCGACGACGTCTACGTCGAGACCGGCGACGGCGAACTCGTGGTCGGGGGCGGCGAGGAACCCGACGAGGTCGACGTCGAGGCCGCGCCGGGTGTAGACGAGGAAAAGATCGAAGGATGA